GTGCGAACGAACTCTCCGCCTTCTATTTCGACATTCGTAAGGACCGCCTCTATTGCGACCGCCCGGATTTGTTTGAACGCCGCGCCTGCCGCACGGTGATGGCAAAGGTTTTTGATTGCCTCGTCACATGGCTGGCCCCGATTTTGGCCTTCACCGCCGAAGACGCGTGGAACTTCCGTCCGCGTGGTGTGTTTGACCAGGATCTGGACAGTGTCCATTTGCGCACCTTCCCGGTTATTCCGGCGGCATGGGGCAATGACGCGCTGGCCGCGAAATGGAACGCGCTGCGCGATGTGCGCCGTGTCGTTCTGGGCGCGCTGGAACCCAAACGCGCCGATAAAACCATCGGCTCGTCACTGGAGGCACACCCGGTTATCTACCTGAACGCCGACATGGCCAAGCTGGTCGCGGGCGTTGATCTGGCGGAATTGTGCATTACATCGCAAGCCACCGTGAAAACCGACACCGCCCCGGCGGATGCGTTTACGTTGAACGATGTGGCCGGTGTTGCCGTTGTCTTCACAAAAGCCGAAGGCGGAAAATGCCAGCGCAGCTGGCGCATCGTGCCCGATGTTGGGTCAAACCCGGAATATCCGGATCTGTCGGCCCGCGACGCGGACGCCGTACAATGGTATCAACAGAACAAGAAAGCAGCGTAATTTATCATGCTCCTGGGTCCCCCGTATGCCCGCGTGGCGTTTCCGTTGATTGGCGTTTTGCTGGTTCTGGATCAGATCAGCAAATGGTGGATCACGGAAATTATGATCAAACCGCTGGTCACCCCAGCGAACGAAGCCGCCACGGCGATGCCGTTCCTGAACTGGCTGTTGTCGGCAGGGGATCGGTTCCCGTTCGCCCAGATCGAGGTTTTGCCGTTTTTCAATCTGGTCATGGTGTGGAACCGGGGCGTCAGTTTCGGCCTGTTTTCACAGGGGCATGATTACGGCCCGGCGATTTTGACCATCGTATCCCTGTTGATTATGACGGCGTTTGCCGTCTGGCTGGTCCGGGCGAAAAGCGCCTGGCTGGCCACCGGGTTGACCCTGGTCATCGGCGGGGCCGCCGGGAACGTGATTGACCGGGTCCGGTTCGGGGCCGTGATCGATTTTCTGGATGTTCATGTCGCCGGTTTCCACTGGCCCGCCTTTAATGTGGCCGATTCCTGCATTTCCATCGGCATTGCCCTGATCCTGATTGATGGGCTATTCTTGAAACCGAAACGTAACAAAGGTGTATCGCAATGACCAAAACACTGACCCGCGCCATCATCATCGCTGGATGCGCCCTGTCCTTATCCGCTTGCGAGGGGGCCAAGGAACAATTGGGCCTGACCCGTCAGGCGCCGGATGAATTCGCCGTTGTGAAACGCGCCCCGCTGGAAATGCCGCCGGATTACACCGTCCGCCCGCCGCGCCCGGGGGCCCCGCGTCCGCAGGAAATCGCCGTCACGGACGAAGCCCGTAATGCCGTCCTGGGTGAAACAGCCCGCAGCACGCAGGCCAGCGGCGCCGAAGCCGCCTTGCTGCAACAAACCGGCGGGGTTTATGCCGATCCATCCATTCGCGGCGTTGTTGATGCCGAGGCCACCATTTCCGACAAAGAAGACAAACCGGTCGCGACCCGCCTTCTGGGTCTGGGCAGCGGCAAAACCGAAGCACAAATCGTCAACCCCGCCGCCGAAGCGGAGCGCATTCGCACCAACGCGGAAGCAGGCAAGCCCGTCACCGACGGAGAAACACCGTCGATCAAGGACAAATAAACCAAACCTGTTTCGTATAAAAAACCCGCCAGATCATGGCGGGTTTTTTTATTGCGCTCTGTTTTATAGATCAGGGCGACGGCAATGATCGCGGCGGCGGAACGGTCGGCCCGCTGCGCACATTGCCACCACGCGGCAAGGCATACAGGAAGGCCGGGCGATCCAGATTGTTCATCAGGAACTGCAACGACACGTCCTCGCGGGCGACGGCCAGATTAAACCGCGCCGAACGGGACATTTCCGTGGCCAACGTCATATACCCATGCAGACGCTGGTCCAGCTCAGGCGTGACCTGAATCGTCTTCGGATAATTCTTGATGACCATCAACGTGGACGCCATGGACAGACTGTCCTTCGCCAGATCAGCCTGCTGGCTGGCCAGATCCAGCGCCGCATCCATAACCTTGCCCAGGGACATTTTCAAATCACCCACCGACGGGCGGGCGTTCTTGTCCTGCATAAAAGGGGCGGCCACGTCGCGGTGGTTTTCATCAATCTGGCGCGCCGACAGCAGGAAGTTTTTCAGCGTGGTATGATAATCGGAAAAACTGGCCGTTTCGCCACGAAAAACCGGCATGGCCGGCAGCACCTGTACATTCAATTCCTGCAAATACTGCAATCGCAACAGGCGATCGCGCCGCATCCGGTCAATCACCGTTTGCTCCTGCGGACAATGTTCGATCATGGTTTTGATGTAATTGGTCACCGTGGACGCCAAAACGCCACCCTTGCGCACAGCGCCCAAAATGCGTCCGGCGATGATCTTATCCAGATCTTTCATTCCGGCGTAGGCACGGTCACATTCATTTTTCGACGCCCGCGCATTGAAGGCGGCTTCCAGCGCCCAGTCCTTAAACGTGGTTACGGGCACAGGCGCATCGCCATAAAGTTGATCGAGCGTTTTTTCCAATTCGCGCAAGGCTTCGATCGTGGCGTCGTGCAAATTCCAGTTATACGGCTTCATAGCAGATCCCAGACATCCTGTTTTTACGCCGGCTTTGCCGGTCATTTTTACTTTTTGAAATTATAAAGAAACGCCGGACGTTGTACATCCCGCGCATAATACGCTCCACGCAGTAATTGCTCCGCCAGCGCCAGATCGTTCCCGACCCCACGCGTCAAGGCCTGCGCCAAATGGGTAAACAGCATCGACACATCTTCATCGCCGCTGATATTCGCCACCCGTTCGGACGCGGCGCAAACCACGGCCCGCTGGGATATTTTCTGTTTCAACACCGCATGATCCAACGCCTGCGCCGCCAGCGAATCGCAGGAATTTGCCAGCCGATCCCGCCGGATCGCGGCCTCATCGCCGGAGGCGGGTACGCCATCATCACGGCGGTCAGCCACCTCATCAAAGGCACTGCTGGTCAGAAAATGGACGCGATCCATTTCAATTTCCGTGCGGCGTGCGGATTGCTTGGCAAATTCGGCCATGTTCGGAATGGCGAGCAGCATATTGCTGCTGGCATGGGCCTGCTGTTTCTGCTCCAGCGCGGCCTGCCCCCAGAACTGAATATATTGTCGCAATTTTGCGTCATATTCCGCCTCCGGGAAATCACCGATGACCGATGCCATGTGGCGGCCAATCGTTTCAAGGCGGGTGTTACATTTGACAACATGATTGCGCATATTGCCCAGCAGAACCGTGACCGCGTCCTGCCATGCGACTTGATATTGCATCAGGCCAAACCGACCGGCGCGCGCATTGAACGATTCTTTCAGCGCCAATTTTTGCACCAGCGCCACCGTTTGCGGTGTGGAGGATACGGTCAGCGCATTCACGGATTCGGCAAGCCCCGCCATTCCGGCCCGGGTCTGGTCGTGCAAGCCCCAATTATATGCATCATGCGTTTTCATGGCCCGAAATTAGCGTCTTTTTGCAAGTTATGTCAAAGTTTTAAACCCCTGCCATTTGGGGTTTTGCTTTGCCCCGATTCTCGGGTAAACCAGAAGACATGAAACACATTTTGATTCCTGTTTTTATTGGTTTTTTCCTGATCCCCTCACCGGTCTGGGCCCAAACCCAAACTGCGGTGCAGCCCCCGGCCGCCGCCGTTGCCGATGCTCAATTGCCGCAACGCACAAAAATCTTCGGTGCGGAAGAGGCCACTCTGACCAACGGCCTGCGCATTGTGGTCATTCCCAATCACCGCGCACCCGTCGTCAGCCACATGGTCTGGTACCGCGTCGGCGCGATTGATGAACCCGCCGGACAATCGGGCATCGCCCACTTCCTTGAACATTTGATGTTTAAGGGATCGGAAAATGTTCCCCCCGGTGAATTTTCCAAACGCGTGCGCGCCATGGGCGGGAATGACAATGCCTTTACGTCCCAGGACTACACCGCCTATTTCCAATCCATCGCCGCCGACCGTCTGGACGATGTCATGACGATGGAGGCCGACCGGATGCGCGGCCTGACCCTGCCCGCGGATCAGGTTTTGTCCGAACGCGATGTCGTATTGGAAGAACGCCGCCAAAATACCGACAGCGACCCCAACGCCCAGATGCACGAACAAATGCGCAATGCGCTGTTCCCCGGGCATCCCTATGGCATTCCGGTGATTGGCTGGCCGTATGAAATCGCCAAACTGTCCCGTGAAAACGCGATGGATTTTCACAATAAATGGTACGCGCCCAATAACGCCACCGTGGTGATTTCTGGTGATGTGAAACTGGCCGACATTCTGCCGATCATTGAAAAAACCTATGGCGCTGTGCCCGCCCGGACGGTGCCCGAACGCACAACACCGCCGGTGATGAATGTGCCCGGCGAAGCCCGCATCATCATGCAATCGGCCCGCGTCCATCAGCCTGTATTCCAGCGCATGATCCGCGTGCCGTCCTTGCGCCAAAACCGTAACGACGCCATCGCATTGCAGGTTGCGGAAAGCATCCTGTCCGATGGGGCGTCATCACGTCTGTATAAATCGTTGGTCGTAGAACAGAAAATCGCCGTCGGGGCCGGGTTTTCCTACAACCCCACTGCATGGGACGATTCCACCGCATCCCTGTACGCCATTCCCGCCGATGGCGTGGCGATGGACGCGGTTGAAGCCGCAACCGATACCGTCATTGCAACATTCGCCCGCGACGGCGTAACCGATGATGAACTGGCCACCGCAAAAATCCGCATGAAAGACAGCGCCGCCCTGGCCCGCGACAGCTTGCAGGGCCCGGCCATGATTTTTGGCCAGACCATTACCACCGGCGGCACGATTGATGACGTCGAATATTGGGCCGATGATATTGATGCGGTGACCGCCGCCGATATTAAACGCGTGGCGCAATATCTGATCAAACCGGCGGGCACGCATGGCCGCGGTGTAACGGGGTGGATTCTCCCCGCCCCGACCCCGGATAAAATCCTGACCGAGGACGAACCGGAAGCCGCACCAACAGAACCCCCGGCCAATGATAACGCAGCAGAGGCAACGCCATGAAATCCTTGATCCTCAGCACCGTTCTGATTTTCGCCGTAACCACCCCCGTATGGGCGGCCGATGTCACCACGATCACACCGCCGACGGAACGCTTCCTCGATATTCGGTCCGTGACCAGCGACGGTGGCATCACCGCATGGTTTTTGGAAGATCATTCGGTCCCGGCCATCGCTATTGAATTTGCTTTTGCTGGGGCGGGTGCCTCGCTGGATCCGCAGGACAAGCAAGGATTGGCCCGCCTTGCCTCCAACACACTGGATGAAGGGGCGGCGGATCTGGATTCCCAGGCGTTTCAAAAAGCCCTGACCGATCATTCAATTACCCTGCGTTTCGACGTGGGCCGCGATGATTTCTTTGGCTCCTTAAAAAGCCTGACCCGTCACCGCGATCTGGCCACCGACTTGATGGCCAAGGCTTTGACATCGCCGCGTTTTGACCAAGACCCGATCGACCGGATGAAGGCCGCGAATATCAGCCGGATTAAATCGCAACTCTCTGATCCCGATTGGATTGCCGCGCGCATTA
The window above is part of the Micavibrio aeruginosavorus ARL-13 genome. Proteins encoded here:
- a CDS encoding M16 family metallopeptidase — protein: MKHILIPVFIGFFLIPSPVWAQTQTAVQPPAAAVADAQLPQRTKIFGAEEATLTNGLRIVVIPNHRAPVVSHMVWYRVGAIDEPAGQSGIAHFLEHLMFKGSENVPPGEFSKRVRAMGGNDNAFTSQDYTAYFQSIAADRLDDVMTMEADRMRGLTLPADQVLSERDVVLEERRQNTDSDPNAQMHEQMRNALFPGHPYGIPVIGWPYEIAKLSRENAMDFHNKWYAPNNATVVISGDVKLADILPIIEKTYGAVPARTVPERTTPPVMNVPGEARIIMQSARVHQPVFQRMIRVPSLRQNRNDAIALQVAESILSDGASSRLYKSLVVEQKIAVGAGFSYNPTAWDDSTASLYAIPADGVAMDAVEAATDTVIATFARDGVTDDELATAKIRMKDSAALARDSLQGPAMIFGQTITTGGTIDDVEYWADDIDAVTAADIKRVAQYLIKPAGTHGRGVTGWILPAPTPDKILTEDEPEAAPTEPPANDNAAEATP
- a CDS encoding DUF3035 domain-containing protein is translated as MTKTLTRAIIIAGCALSLSACEGAKEQLGLTRQAPDEFAVVKRAPLEMPPDYTVRPPRPGAPRPQEIAVTDEARNAVLGETARSTQASGAEAALLQQTGGVYADPSIRGVVDAEATISDKEDKPVATRLLGLGSGKTEAQIVNPAAEAERIRTNAEAGKPVTDGETPSIKDK
- the lspA gene encoding signal peptidase II yields the protein MLLGPPYARVAFPLIGVLLVLDQISKWWITEIMIKPLVTPANEAATAMPFLNWLLSAGDRFPFAQIEVLPFFNLVMVWNRGVSFGLFSQGHDYGPAILTIVSLLIMTAFAVWLVRAKSAWLATGLTLVIGGAAGNVIDRVRFGAVIDFLDVHVAGFHWPAFNVADSCISIGIALILIDGLFLKPKRNKGVSQ